The window ACCCCGCGCCTCCGTGGGCTTGGGGAAGCGAGGGGGTTGGGGAACCGGTGGTGGTGCGGATATTGCAGACATCCAGGCCGCGCGGAGAGGCTGAAATGAGTTTGGTGCAACTTGCGTAACGGGCGTCCCATGGAAGTGTATCTTGCGCAGCCGCGCGGATTTTGTGCGGGGGTGGTGCGCGCCATCGAGATCGTCGAGCGCGCGCTCGAGAAATACGGCCCGCCGGTCTATGTGCGGCACGAGATCGTACATAACAAATACGTGGTCGAAAGCCTGAAGAACAAGGGCGCCATCTTCGTCGAGGATTTGTCGGAAGTCCCGCCGCAGGCGGTCACCGTGTTCTCTGCCCATGGCGTGGCGCGGAGCGTGGAGGAAGAGGCCGCCGCCCGCGGCCTGCCCGTGCTTAATGCCACCTGCCCGCTGGTGACCAAGGTCCATAATCAAGGCAAGCGCTATATGTCGAAAGGCCGGGCGCTGATCCTGATCGGCCATGCCGGCCACCCCGAGGTCGAGGGAACGATGGGCCAGGTTCCCGGCCCCGTGCTCCTGGTCCAGAATGTCGAGGACGTGGCGGCTCTGACGCTGCCCCGGGACACCCCGGTGGCCTACATTACCCAGACCACGCTGAGCGTGGACGACACCAAGGACATCATTGCGGCCCTCCAGGCCCGTTTTACAGATATTCAAGGCCCGGACATCCGGGATATCTGCTATGCCACACAGAACCGCCAATCTGCGGTAAGGGACCTTAGCAAGCTCGTGGATGTCATTTTGGTGGTGGGGGCCACCAATAGTTCCAACTCAAACAGGCTGCGCGAAATCGGCACCGAGGTCGGGGTCGCGAGTTATCTCATTGCCGATGGCAGCGAGCTGAACCCGGATTGGCTGAAGGGCGCCAAGGCGGTCGGGATCACCGCCGGTGCCTCGGCACCGGAGGTCCTTGTCGACGACGTGATCGAGGCGCTGCGGCGGATCGGGCCGGTCGCGGTGTCGGTGCTTCCCGGGCGGGAAGAAAATATCGAATTCCGGCTTCCGGCCGAACTAACTGTGGGCTGATCAACTTCTCTCTACATTACGTCCAGAAAGAAACTTGTAATGGCAATACCCTTCTTCAAGGAACTGAGTATCGGCGGCTATCTGATCAAGCAGAAATTGCTTGGCCGAAAGCGCTATCCGCTGGTCCTGATGCTTGAGCCGCTGTTTCGCTGCAACCTCGCCTGCGTCGGCTGCGGCAAGATCGACTATCCCGACGCGATCCTCAACCGCCGCATGTCGGCGCAGGAATGCTGGGATGCCGCCGACGAATGCGGCGCGCCGATGGTGGCGATCCCCGGCGGCGAGCCGTTGATCCACAAGGAGATCGGCGAGATCGTTCGCGGCCTCGTGGCGCGCAAGAAGTTCGTCTCGCTGTGCACCAATGCGCTGCTCTTGGAAAAGAAGCTGCATCTGTTCGAACCCTCGCCCTATCTGTTCTTCTCGGTGCATCTCGACGGTCTGAAGGACCATCATGACAAGGCGGTGTCGCAGGCCGGCGTGTTCGATCGCGCGGTCTCCGCGATCAAGGCCGCCAAGGCCAAGGGATTTACCGTCAACGTCAACGCCACGATCTTCGACGGACACGCCGCCGAGGACATCGCCAAATTCCTCGACTTCACCACCGAGATGGGCGTCGGCGTTTCGATGTCGCCGGGCTATGCCTATGAGCGCGCGCCCGACCAGGAGCACTTCCTCAACCGCACCAAGACCAAGAAGCTGTTCCGCGACGTGTTCGCGCTCGGCAAGGGCAAGAAGTGGAATTTCATGCATTCCGGCCTGTTCCTGGACTTCCTGGCGGGCAATCAGGATTACGAATGCACCCCGTGGGGAATGCCGGCCCGCAACATTTTCGGCTGGCAGAAGCCCTGCTATCTGCTCGGCGAAGGCTATACCAAGACCTTCAAGGAGCTGATGGAGACCACCGACTGGGACACCTACGGCACCGGCAAGTACGAGAAGTGCGCCGACTGCATGGCGCATTGCGGCTACGAGCCGACCGCGGCGAAAGCAGCGCTGGACAATCCCTTGAAGGCGATGTGGGTGGCGCTGCGCGGCGTGCGGACAACGGGGCCGATGGCGCCCGAGATCGATCTCAGCAAGCAGCGCCCGGCGCAGTACATCTTCTCTGCGGAGGTGCAGAAGCGCCTGTCAGAGATCCGCCGCGACGAGGCCCTCGCCGCCCAGCAGAAAGCCTCGACAGCCGCGTAGGCTTTTGAGCGCGCGATTGAAATCGATCCCGGTCGAGACCAGCGCGCGCAGCGTCGTCGGATTGCGCGCGACGCCGCGCAGGATCTTGCGCAAGTCGATATCGCCATTCGGCTTGATCGCGTTTCTCGCCAGCGCCGGCAACGCGCGGCTGGCGGGATCGCTGATGACCCGGAGCGCCGCGAACGGAAGGCCCGCCTTGGCCGCATAGGCGGCTGCGATATGGCTCTCCATGTCGACGGCCGCCGCCCCCGTCGCCGAACGCAGCGCGGCCTTCAGGGCCTGGGCTGCGACCATCTGCTCGACGCCGGCAAGGCCGCCCCGCACCACGCGCCGGCGCCCGAGAGCTACGCTTGCGATCATTTCTTCATTCAAGGGCAGACCGGCGAGCCAGCGGGTATCGCCGGCCAGCACCTCGGTCGCCACCACGACATCGCCTGATTTCAACGAGGGATCGAGCCCGCCGGCGACGCCGAAACTGATGACGCCCCGGATCGTCCTGGGGTCGAACACGGTGAGAAGCGCCCGCAATTGCTGGGGATCGCTACTGCTGCAGACGACGGTCATCCCGGGCCCGGCCGCGATCCGGGCTTCCTGCACGAGACCAGTCACAATTAGAACCGGCCGCGGATCAATCCGATTACCCGCGAACACAGCGTCCCCCGCCCCCAAACTCACATCCCGACCCCTACCACCCTGCTGTTAGTGTTCTTCAGATTCCGGTACCGCGCCAACGCCCAGAGCGGAAAGAACTTCGGATATCCATGATAACGCAGATAAAATACCCGTGGGAAGCCTGTAGCCGTGTAGCGCTGCTCGTCCCACAGTCCTTTTTCGTTCTGTGTGGCTATTAGGTACTCCACGCCGCGCGCGACCGCCGGATGCCCAACCTCGCCCGCTGCCATCAGCCCAAGCAAGGCCCATGCCGTTTGCGAGGCGGTGGTGGGGGCACCCTCGAATCCCCGGTAGTCGAGCCGGTAGCTTTTGGCATCCTCGCCCCAGCCGCCGTCCGCGTTCTGGATCGACAACAGCCAGTCCACGGCCTTGCGGATTGCCGGATCCTGGTGCCCGACACCGGCGGCATTGAGCGCGCACAAAACCGACCAGGTGCCGTAGATGTAGTTGAGGCCCCAGCGGCCGTACCACGACCCTTCCTTGAGCTGGGTACGGCGCAAATAGGCGACGCCGTCCGCGACCGCCTTGCTGTTTTGCGCGGTTTCGCCGAGCTGGGCCAACATCGAGACGCAGCGCGCGGTGACGTCCTCGGTCGGTGGATCGAGCAGCGCGCCGTGGTCGGAGAACGGAATGTTGTTGAGATAATATTCGAGGTTGTTGACGTCGAAGGCGGCCCAGCCGCCGTCGCGGCTCTGCATGCCCTCGATCCATTCGCGGCCGCGAGCGATCGCCGTATCGTATTCAGTGCTGGCGGTCGCGCGCCGCGTCCGGTCCATCGCCATCACCACGACGGCGGTGTCGTCGAGATCGGGATAATAATCGTTGTTGTATTGGAAGGCCCAGCCGCCGGGGCGAACCTCCGGCCGCTTGGCGGCCCAATCCCCCTTGAGGTCGAGCACCTGCTTCGGCGCCAGCCAATCGAGCCCCTGTTTGGCGGACGGCAATGCCAACTCGTTGCCGGCTTCGATCATGGCATGACAGGTCAGCGCGGTGTCCCACACCGGCGAGACGCAGGGCTGGCAATAGGCCTCATGCTCGCCGATCACCAGTAGCCGGTCGAGCGCATTTCGGGTAATGGCGCGGGGCGGATAATCGGCGCCCTTGCCGAGCGCCTCATACATCATCACGGCGTTGGCCATCGGCGGATAGATCGCGCCCAGGCCATCTTCGCCGTTCAGCCGTTCCTCGATGAAGGCAACCGCGCTCTCGATCGCGCGAGCCCGCAGCTTTTTGGGAAACAGCGGCTCGATCACCCGCAACACGCTGTCCAGGGCGCGGAACAGAAGAAACCAGCCCCAGCTTTGATGCGGCGCTTTCGCCGTCATTCCGATCGAACGCGGCGGCTGCAGGAACAATTCGTCGATGTCGACCCCGCTGACATTCTTCGCCTTCGGCTTGAGCGCCGCCAGAACCAGCAGCGGCACGATCGTGGTCCGCGCCCAGTAGGAAATCTTGTTGAGATGAAACGGCGACCACATCGGCAGCAGCATGATCTCGACCGGCAGCACCGGTACGCTGCGCCACGTCGTTATCCCGAACATCGCCAGCATGAAGCGGGTGAAGACGTTGCTGTGGATGGCGCCGCCGCGCGCGTGGATCGCCTCGCGCGCCCGCGTCATGTGCGGCGCATCGGACGGATCGCCGATCATCTTCAGCGCGAAATAGGCCTTGACGCTGGCGCTCATGTCGAAATCGCCGTCGTGCACCAATGGCCAGCCGCCATGGGCGCCCTGGACCCGGCGCAGATAGTTGGCGATCTTGGCCTCCAGCACGGCGTCGACCTCTTCGCCGAGGTAATGACGAAGCAGCACATATTCCGCCGGGATGGTGGAGTCGGCTTCCAGTTCGAATACCCAGTGTCCGTCCGGCTGCCGGTAGTCGAGCAGCCCGCGCGTCGCCTGTGCGATGCCCGCCTCCAGCGCGCCACTGGCCTCAATTCCAACGCTGTTGATGCCGGAATGCATTTCGCTCGCGATCCTCCCGTTCAACCCTGCCCGGTTAACCCTGCCCGTTCATATCGAAACCGCCTGTGATCTCGATCACGCCCGGCGCATTGCCAGCACCAGGTCGGCGGCGCGGTTTCCCGACCGCACCGACCCTTCGATGGTCGCCGGCAACCCCGTATCAGTCCAGTCGCCCGCGAGAAACAGGTTTTTCCAGTTGGTTAACGGGCCCGGCCGCAGCGCGTTCTGCTCAGGCGTCGCCTCGAAGGTGGCGCGGCGCTCGCGCACGATCTGCCAGGGCGGCAATTCGCCCGCAACGCCTGCGGCCTTGCAGATGTCCCGCCAGATCGCCTGCGCGAGTTCTTCGCGCGGCATATCCACCAGCCGGTCGCCATTGCTGATGGTGATCGACAGCCGCTGCGGGAAGGCGAACAGCCACTCGACCAGCCCGCCCACCACGCCCATGATCGGCGGCAGGTCGCGGGGCGGATCGAAGCGAAAATGCGCGTTCACGATCGCCCGGAATTTCGATGGCGTCTTGAGCCCCGGCAGCAGTGCTGCGGCCGGGCGCGGCGGCACCGCCATTATCACGGCGTCGTCGAGCCCGACCAGGACGGTGTCGCTGCCGAATTTCAATTCACCGACTTGACCCGCGGACATCGCGAATTCGCGCAACTCATGTCCGAACTGGACGCTGGCGCCTTTCGCCTGCAACAGCTTGATGGCGGGCTCGACCAGCACCGCGCTCAGACCCTCGCGCGCGATCAGCGGCCGGCAGGCCTGGCCGCCCGCCAATAGCGTTTCGCGCACCACGGCGCCCGCAAGGCCGGCCGACCCCTCGGGCGGATCGACGTTGAGCGCCGCCAATAGCAGCGGCTGCACCAGCCGCTCATACAGCGTTCCCTTGCAGGGGATGGCATCGCCGACCAGTTTGCTCTTCGCCGCCCAGATCAGCGGCATCAATGCGAGATAATCGAGCAAGCCCGTATCAGGCACCCGGCGGGCCTCATCGAATATCCACAGCGGCAGCCTGCCGTCACCGAGGTCGAGTTGCCAGCGCTGACCGGTCGAGAGATCGACGAACGGGAATTGCGCGCGCGGCGGCCCGACCAGCCCCGCCTCGGAGCCGATCGCGCGCGCATAGGCCACGGCGTGACGGTTGCCGGAAAGCAGCAGATGATTGCCATTGTCGATCATCAGGTTGGTCGCCGCGTCGAAATACGAGCGGCAGCGGCCGCCGGCCTGCTGGGTTGCTTCATGGACATGGACTTTGAAATTCTCGTTCGCCAGCCGAACGGCTGCCGAGAGGCCCGAGATTCCAGCGCCGATGATGTGGACGGTGTTTGGCATCAGATGAAGGCGTAGCGAAGAACGATGGCGAGGCGCGCGATCTTGTTGAGGCGAACCGGCCGGCGCGGCGCGGCAAACCCTCTCTCGACCAGCAACTGAAGTATCGCGCGATAATATTTCGACATGATTCGCGGCGCGCGCACCACGCGCCGCGAATTGCGGCCCATGACCTCGTCGGCCTTTTGAAAATGCATCCGCGCCCGTTCGACCAGCGGCGCGCATACCTTCGGCAAGCCCGGGTCGGCGACGACCTTGGGCGGATCGAACTTGGTGATGCCCGCGTGCAATAGCCCCTCGAGCGGCAAATACAGCCGGCCGATTGCGGCGTCTTCATCGATATCGCGCAGGATATTGGTCAATTGCAGGGCGCGGCCCAGATGATGCGCGAGCAGGATGCCGTCGTCCTGCGGCAGGCCAAACACCCGCACCGACAATCGTCCGACCGCGCTCGCCACGCGATCGCAATAAAGATCCAGCGTTGCGAGGTCCGGGGCGCGAATGTCCTGCGGCACATCCATCTCCATGCCATCGATGATGGCCAGGAAATCTTCGCGCTTTAAGTCAAACCGCCGGACCGAGGCGACGTAGTCGGCGAGCCGCGGCGGCGGATCGCCGCGATACAGCGCGTCGATATCGTCGCGCCATTGTTGAAGCGCGGCGAGCCGCTCGGGCCGCGGACCATCGGAATCGGCGATGTCGTCGACCTGCCGGCAAAAACTGTAGATCTGGAACATCGCCTCGCGCTGTTCGCGCGGCAGGATGCGCATCGCGGCGTAGAACGAACTGCCGGACGCGGATGTCCCGTAACTGGGATTGGCTGCCGCCGCCTCAAGCGTCATGCGCCGGCCGCCGGTTTGGACACGGGTCGCCGTCCGATCGCGCGGCGGGTGATCTCGCTCGCTACGCCACTGAGACTATGCGCGAGCAGTTCGATCGGGCCGAGATGCACTCTCTCGCTTAAGGGATCGCGCACTTTCAAGAGCCGAACGATCTTGTCGGCAAAGGCCTGGATCACCGAGATCTCGAGCCCGAGCCGGAAATCCTTCACTTCGGTGCTGAGCGATTTGCTTTCACCGAGCAGCGCCTCGGTTCGCACCGCGAGCGAATGCAGGCATTGCAACAGCGCCGGCGATGCCCTGCCCTCGCCGAGCGCTTCCACGGCGGCGCCGCCGGCCGCGAGCGCATCGCGCGGCAGATAGACGCGATTGAGGTCTCGAAAATCCTTGCCGCAATCCTGCAGATGATTGTTGATCTGCAGGCCGGCGCACAATGCATCCGATGCCGCCCAGGTCGAGGTGCTCTCGCCATGGACGTCGAGCATGAAGCGACCGACCGGCATCGCCGAATAGCGGCAATAGTGAATCACTTCATCCCAGTTCTCGTAGCGAAGTTTTGTCACATCCATCCGGAACGCAACGAGGACATCGAGCGCATGGCGCGGCGGCATCGAACGTTCCGAGAGCGCACGCCGCAGATTGACGGCCTCTTGCTGGCTGTCGCCGTTGCCCAGCAGTTCCGCTGCAAGCAGGTCGAGATAGCGGAGCTTGTCTTCTCCGCTCAGCGTCGCATGGTCGGCGATATCGTCGGCGGTCCGGACGAAATTATAGAACGCGAGAATCAGCGCCCGGTGGCGCGGATGAATGATCCACGACGCGACCGGAAAGTTCTCGTCGCGGTGAGTCTTGCCGGATCGCAATTCGCTCGCGCTGGTCATTTAACAACTGGCTGCATTCGCTGAAAATCGTGACGTCGCATGTTCCGGGTAATACCCGCGCATGCGAAGGGATCGCAGACCCCATATAGGGGAATACGAGATGAAACAGAAGAACGAAAAACCTCAACAATTCAATGAATTTGAACAAGCCGCCTCGTCAGTTCGGGACGGTTCGGACGTGAACGGGGCGCGAACAGGCTCGAAAAGTGACGCAGGATTGACACAGCCCTGTTCGCTGAAAGTTCTGGCCAGCCACCTCGCCCGCTTGCGCCCCGGCCATCCTGCCGGCCCGCACATTTCGAACCTGATCAACCAACTCGGCAACTATGAACGCAACCCGGTTTTGCTTCGACCGATGATCCTGATGTCGATGCAGCGAATCGAAGAGGCGCGACCGGGCCCGATGAATGCAGAACACCACTCACCCAACGGAGATCAAAATGATGCCGACGCCTAACCTGCGATCAGAAGCATTCCTGACGGCCACAGAAAAGGCCGTCGATAACGCGAGGGCCAAGGCCGAGATCGCAATCGAGAAAATATTGCTGGGCCTTGAACATGATACGCTACTTCGCATTGATCAGGTCCAAGTCGATACTAGGAACTTTGCTAATTGTAACGTCGAGATTTTCTTTGTCGAAAAGCCGCCGCCCAGCAATCAGAGCTAACCGCCCCAAAGAGGAACGAGGATAGACGATAATGAGCGATAGTAAAACCCGAGATTGGCTTGAGGCTCATCGGGACTACGCGCACGAGGATCGGTGCCTGATCTGGCCTTTCACTCGCGATAGACGCGACGGGCGCGGCCGCACAAGCTTGGACGGGGAACGCCGGGCGCACCCTATCATGTGCAAGATGGTCAACGGTCCACCACCGGCCGATAAGCCCCAGGCGGCCCATAGCTGCGGCAACGGGCACCTAGGATGCGTTAATCCTCGCCACCTATCTTGGGCCAACAATTCCGAGAACCAGCATCAGCGGTACGCCCATGGGCGCGCCAATTCACACACGCAAGGAAGCCGCTCTCAATTCACCCCGGAGCAGATCGAAACCATCCGGTCACAATGGGGCGAGTTCACCCAAGAGAGGCTTGCGGAGATGTACGGCGTTTCGATATCCACAATTCAATATTATTTGAATGATCGCGAGAAACGAGGCCATGACGGAGTAAAGCATTGGTCGTCTGACGATGATGACCAGCTTAGGCAGGGCGTTGCCGAGGGCCTTAGTCTCAATCAGCTCGCCGCCTTAGTTGGAAGGTCGCGCAAGGCCACAGAACATCGCGTCTACCGAATTGGACTTACATCTGGACAGCGGCCGACTCCGAAAAAAGAACGCGGCCTATCCGAGGAAGCGGGAGGGCGGACGTGAGCGAGACCCTAGCCGAACTTGTCAAGGAAACCCTTGTGGAAAAGAACCGCCGGCTAAGGCAAGCGAAGTGCCGCCATGAGGAAGTCTATTCTTCGACGGTCGCGGGACCAACCGGGACATTTACAAATTCGCTTTGCCTCGACTGCGGGAAGTCTTGGCATACAGGTGATCAGTAGACCTCACCTATAGCAACGATGCTGACCTAACAATTGTCGAATGGGGAGCGCGGGGCCGCGACATGATTGAGCGAAAGCGTCTAAGGCAGATGGGCGTCCCCGAGGACATGACCGCCGACGATGTGAAGGCGCTATTCAGCCTGCCGGACGATGACAGGATGCACCAGCAATGCCCCGTAGGGGCTGGATGGAGCCTTTGGAATCCCTGTCCGGTTTGCGGGGCCCTTGGGCCGTGGTTTGAAAATGGTGAGTGTGTCGATGGTGAGCGCACCTGACCGAGGATCATTGACCCCAACATGCAGACAACAGACCCCCGAATACCTACTGGCTATAATTGGCTCATGCAGCAGGTTGAGCATAGCGGCGACGAATGTTTAATTTGGCCGTTCGCTTGTTGCACGCCAGGATATGGCCTTTTCCAGTACCAGAAGAAACGGCACTTGGCGCATCGCTTCATGTGCGAATACAAGAACGGACCCCCGCCAGAGGGGCATCTTGCCGCCCATTCTTGCGGGAACCGACGTTGCGTCAATCCAAATCATCTCTCTTGGAAAACTCACGCCGGCAATCAGTTGGATCGCCGCACACAAGGAACGGCCAGCAGGCGTCAAGCAAAACTTACACTCGTGCAGGCCAGACAAATTAGGGCGCTCAAAGGCATGGAGACGGCACCAGAAACCGCAGCAAAATACAGCATTACGGAATCCAACGTGCGCCTGATCCAGGACGGCAAGACTTGGAAGGAAGAGCGCAAAATTCCAATGGCCCTTACGAGGGAGCAGGTTTTGGAGATCCGACGGATTGGCTACACCAAATCCTTGCGGGAAATATCCGACCTGCTCGGGGTCGGCACGGGCGCCGTTGATAGCGTCCGGAACGGCCGATGCCACAAGGCTGTGGTATAGGGATGGGTCACCAGAGGTGAGCAGAGACCAATGGTCTACTTCCGCAGCATAGTCAGAAGTCGAGCAAAGAAGCGCCCGAAAGTGACAGACGCCGAACAACAGTTATTCGCGACTGGAGCGACCGAGATCGCCCCCAAGTCGCCTAGGCAGTCCTGCACATATTGCAGCCGAGAAATGATCCGGCGCCGGGCAGCATTCGGCCGACATCACATCGGCCTCGCCAAGACGAAGGATCACGTTTTCCCTCAGTCGCGAGGGGGCCGCAAGACAGTCCCATCGTGCTATGCGTGTAATCACGCAAAAAGTGACATGCCGCCAGAGATTTGGGAATTGTTTATGGCGGACAACCCGTCATGGTGGCTGCTGGAGAAGAAGGATCTGAGGAGGGCGCGCAAGAAAGCCATCCTGGCAACCGCTGAATTTAAGCGGGTGGCATCAACTATCCCGCCGCCACTGACGGAGGACTACAGTGCAATGAGAGAGCATTGGGTTTTTGTCGTGCGCTGCATGCGGCAGTCCGCCGCCATGCCCCAGTCCTAAGCGAACACGGAGGCACCATGGATTATCTAGTATTTGAAGGCGAATGCCGGACGATCATAGGGGGTGCGGAGGCTTGCTGGCGCAAGAACGATCCGTCGTATTCGTGGCACGTTCTAGACTGGCTTTGCTACCGGCAGCGCCTAAAGTATCCGCTAGTACGGAGCTGCGATCAGATCATAGATATGTCTGGCACCGTGCCATAACCAGTGTTGGGCAAGATGTGCGCAATCCCTAATCTGCCAATAGCCAAAGACCGACGTTAGAAAAGGCATAGCCCGCATAGACGATGGCCTGCGGACTTTTTCTCATTGCCATTTCAAACGCGATATAGGCGTAGATCAGGCCAACGAGGATAATGAGGGGGCGGGACATCAATAAAACGCCTTCGGATCAAACCCGTGATACTTGCAGACCTGCGCGGCGAATTTTCGGAATGCGGCGTTGTGGAATTTTGGACCACTGCGCTTGCTCTCCATATTGTTGGCCCAGAGGTGCAAATGCACCATTTCATGTGAGAGAACGTTGATTAGCGTGCCGGTATATCCCACCGCCTTCGAAGAAACCGTGATCGTATGACGAGCCCCGTCCCATTGATAATGAGCGAAGCAATCCAGAGCCCCGCCAACAATGAATTTAACATCTTCGCCATGTGGCAAATTCCAATCGCTGAATGGTTTTGTTTCTCGCAGAAACTCGTAGCACGCCTCAAGCATCTCTGCAGTTAAGGGAAGCGTCATGCCCGCCACCTATCGCCCTGCATTGTGATGATGCTTCGCTTGGAATTTAGATACGTCACAATATGCGATTTCGAATGCGACGATGGACCTTTTTGCAAATTCGGGTCCGTAGCACAGACGCCAGCCGAATAGACGCCATCGTGAACCGTGGCCTGATGGTCGTGGCCCTTGTTGATCTTAATCGCGACCCGAGTCAGGTTTTGCGTCGATCCAATTGAGCCGTTGGTTCCGACGTGGCCATGAAGACCGCACTCAATGCCGCCGCGGTCCTTGCAGATTTCGAATGATGATCCGATCGGGATGAAATTGACGCCCTCCATTCCGGAAGGGTCGGCCTCGTGGAGGACGTGGCGGAAAATAGAGAAGTTTTCAGCGCCCTGCTCTATCGCCTGGTGGACCGCCAGATTCCATCGATGGAACGCCGTTGCGTTCGTCAGATCCTTTCGGATGTCGGTATTTTGTAGCCAGCGCGCGATCCAGTAGTCGTGATTAGATTCAACGACATCCGATCGGCACCAATCCCGCTTTGTGGCCCGAAGGAATGCCGCGCAGGCCTTAACCTCCCGGTCGACGTCCAGCCGATTTTTGACGTGCAATACGTACCGCTCATGCGGCTTATCGGCCTGCCAATGATTGATGGCCTCCCCGTGGAAT is drawn from Bradyrhizobium lablabi and contains these coding sequences:
- a CDS encoding SprT-like domain-containing protein, producing the protein MTLPLTAEMLEACYEFLRETKPFSDWNLPHGEDVKFIVGGALDCFAHYQWDGARHTITVSSKAVGYTGTLINVLSHEMVHLHLWANNMESKRSGPKFHNAAFRKFAAQVCKYHGFDPKAFY
- a CDS encoding HNH endonuclease signature motif containing protein is translated as MQQVEHSGDECLIWPFACCTPGYGLFQYQKKRHLAHRFMCEYKNGPPPEGHLAAHSCGNRRCVNPNHLSWKTHAGNQLDRRTQGTASRRQAKLTLVQARQIRALKGMETAPETAAKYSITESNVRLIQDGKTWKEERKIPMALTREQVLEIRRIGYTKSLREISDLLGVGTGAVDSVRNGRCHKAVV
- the hpnD gene encoding presqualene diphosphate synthase HpnD, with the translated sequence MTLEAAAANPSYGTSASGSSFYAAMRILPREQREAMFQIYSFCRQVDDIADSDGPRPERLAALQQWRDDIDALYRGDPPPRLADYVASVRRFDLKREDFLAIIDGMEMDVPQDIRAPDLATLDLYCDRVASAVGRLSVRVFGLPQDDGILLAHHLGRALQLTNILRDIDEDAAIGRLYLPLEGLLHAGITKFDPPKVVADPGLPKVCAPLVERARMHFQKADEVMGRNSRRVVRAPRIMSKYYRAILQLLVERGFAAPRRPVRLNKIARLAIVLRYAFI
- the shc gene encoding squalene--hopene cyclase, with translation MHSGINSVGIEASGALEAGIAQATRGLLDYRQPDGHWVFELEADSTIPAEYVLLRHYLGEEVDAVLEAKIANYLRRVQGAHGGWPLVHDGDFDMSASVKAYFALKMIGDPSDAPHMTRAREAIHARGGAIHSNVFTRFMLAMFGITTWRSVPVLPVEIMLLPMWSPFHLNKISYWARTTIVPLLVLAALKPKAKNVSGVDIDELFLQPPRSIGMTAKAPHQSWGWFLLFRALDSVLRVIEPLFPKKLRARAIESAVAFIEERLNGEDGLGAIYPPMANAVMMYEALGKGADYPPRAITRNALDRLLVIGEHEAYCQPCVSPVWDTALTCHAMIEAGNELALPSAKQGLDWLAPKQVLDLKGDWAAKRPEVRPGGWAFQYNNDYYPDLDDTAVVVMAMDRTRRATASTEYDTAIARGREWIEGMQSRDGGWAAFDVNNLEYYLNNIPFSDHGALLDPPTEDVTARCVSMLAQLGETAQNSKAVADGVAYLRRTQLKEGSWYGRWGLNYIYGTWSVLCALNAAGVGHQDPAIRKAVDWLLSIQNADGGWGEDAKSYRLDYRGFEGAPTTASQTAWALLGLMAAGEVGHPAVARGVEYLIATQNEKGLWDEQRYTATGFPRVFYLRYHGYPKFFPLWALARYRNLKNTNSRVVGVGM
- the hpnE gene encoding hydroxysqualene dehydroxylase HpnE → MPNTVHIIGAGISGLSAAVRLANENFKVHVHEATQQAGGRCRSYFDAATNLMIDNGNHLLLSGNRHAVAYARAIGSEAGLVGPPRAQFPFVDLSTGQRWQLDLGDGRLPLWIFDEARRVPDTGLLDYLALMPLIWAAKSKLVGDAIPCKGTLYERLVQPLLLAALNVDPPEGSAGLAGAVVRETLLAGGQACRPLIAREGLSAVLVEPAIKLLQAKGASVQFGHELREFAMSAGQVGELKFGSDTVLVGLDDAVIMAVPPRPAAALLPGLKTPSKFRAIVNAHFRFDPPRDLPPIMGVVGGLVEWLFAFPQRLSITISNGDRLVDMPREELAQAIWRDICKAAGVAGELPPWQIVRERRATFEATPEQNALRPGPLTNWKNLFLAGDWTDTGLPATIEGSVRSGNRAADLVLAMRRA
- the ispH gene encoding 4-hydroxy-3-methylbut-2-enyl diphosphate reductase, yielding MEVYLAQPRGFCAGVVRAIEIVERALEKYGPPVYVRHEIVHNKYVVESLKNKGAIFVEDLSEVPPQAVTVFSAHGVARSVEEEAAARGLPVLNATCPLVTKVHNQGKRYMSKGRALILIGHAGHPEVEGTMGQVPGPVLLVQNVEDVAALTLPRDTPVAYITQTTLSVDDTKDIIAALQARFTDIQGPDIRDICYATQNRQSAVRDLSKLVDVILVVGATNSSNSNRLREIGTEVGVASYLIADGSELNPDWLKGAKAVGITAGASAPEVLVDDVIEALRRIGPVAVSVLPGREENIEFRLPAELTVG
- the hpnC gene encoding squalene synthase HpnC; protein product: MTSASELRSGKTHRDENFPVASWIIHPRHRALILAFYNFVRTADDIADHATLSGEDKLRYLDLLAAELLGNGDSQQEAVNLRRALSERSMPPRHALDVLVAFRMDVTKLRYENWDEVIHYCRYSAMPVGRFMLDVHGESTSTWAASDALCAGLQINNHLQDCGKDFRDLNRVYLPRDALAAGGAAVEALGEGRASPALLQCLHSLAVRTEALLGESKSLSTEVKDFRLGLEISVIQAFADKIVRLLKVRDPLSERVHLGPIELLAHSLSGVASEITRRAIGRRPVSKPAAGA
- the hpnH gene encoding adenosyl-hopene transferase HpnH — its product is MAIPFFKELSIGGYLIKQKLLGRKRYPLVLMLEPLFRCNLACVGCGKIDYPDAILNRRMSAQECWDAADECGAPMVAIPGGEPLIHKEIGEIVRGLVARKKFVSLCTNALLLEKKLHLFEPSPYLFFSVHLDGLKDHHDKAVSQAGVFDRAVSAIKAAKAKGFTVNVNATIFDGHAAEDIAKFLDFTTEMGVGVSMSPGYAYERAPDQEHFLNRTKTKKLFRDVFALGKGKKWNFMHSGLFLDFLAGNQDYECTPWGMPARNIFGWQKPCYLLGEGYTKTFKELMETTDWDTYGTGKYEKCADCMAHCGYEPTAAKAALDNPLKAMWVALRGVRTTGPMAPEIDLSKQRPAQYIFSAEVQKRLSEIRRDEALAAQQKASTAA
- a CDS encoding phosphorylase, with translation MSLGAGDAVFAGNRIDPRPVLIVTGLVQEARIAAGPGMTVVCSSSDPQQLRALLTVFDPRTIRGVISFGVAGGLDPSLKSGDVVVATEVLAGDTRWLAGLPLNEEMIASVALGRRRVVRGGLAGVEQMVAAQALKAALRSATGAAAVDMESHIAAAYAAKAGLPFAALRVISDPASRALPALARNAIKPNGDIDLRKILRGVARNPTTLRALVSTGIDFNRALKSLRGCRGFLLGGEGLVAADL